The following proteins are co-located in the Lacticaseibacillus paracasei subsp. paracasei genome:
- a CDS encoding Cof-type HAD-IIB family hydrolase, producing the protein MLKAIALDMDNTLLNSQKEISVTNQDVLRYLSRKGIRVILCSGRPFATLKPFLDQLHLTKNDDVCICFNGGLVRLVRDHTVIKSSTLTKSQIQPVYDLVKEKGFHLDVVAEDQVYSLTEFGKSSYESMIPKQMPFTDTTFAKVPAKLSIFKVVIAGDPEMVDAASEAAQSLEGVTVTRSRRTLLEIMPPNVNKKNGLKAALNFYRIPREQLAAFGDEENDQDMLDYAGIGIAMGNAIPEIKKIADITTQSNDEDGVAKFLIDYFQISPTAIHP; encoded by the coding sequence ATGCTTAAAGCTATTGCCCTTGATATGGATAACACGTTACTTAATAGTCAAAAAGAAATTAGTGTCACGAATCAAGATGTGCTCCGCTATCTTAGCCGCAAAGGTATACGTGTCATTCTCTGTTCTGGTCGGCCATTTGCCACTTTGAAGCCATTTTTGGATCAGCTTCATTTAACTAAAAATGATGATGTCTGCATTTGTTTCAACGGCGGCTTAGTCCGATTAGTACGGGATCACACCGTCATCAAATCTTCAACGCTGACTAAATCACAAATCCAGCCAGTTTATGATCTCGTTAAGGAAAAAGGTTTCCACTTAGATGTGGTTGCTGAAGATCAGGTGTATTCGTTAACTGAATTTGGCAAATCCAGCTATGAGTCCATGATTCCTAAACAAATGCCATTTACCGATACGACATTTGCTAAGGTGCCAGCCAAATTATCGATTTTTAAAGTGGTCATCGCTGGCGATCCAGAAATGGTTGATGCGGCTTCAGAAGCTGCGCAATCACTTGAGGGCGTCACGGTGACAAGATCACGACGTACCTTACTGGAAATCATGCCGCCTAATGTGAATAAGAAGAACGGTTTGAAAGCAGCCCTCAACTTTTATCGCATTCCGCGCGAGCAATTAGCCGCATTTGGCGATGAAGAAAACGATCAAGATATGCTTGACTACGCTGGTATTGGCATCGCCATGGGTAACGCGATTCCTGAAATCAAGAAAATCGCTGATATTACGACGCAATCCAATGATGAAGATGGCGTTGCGAAATTCTTGATTGATTACTTCCAGATCAGTCCAACTGCGATCCACCCATAA
- a CDS encoding L-ribulose-5-phosphate 3-epimerase produces the protein MNSLGIYEKALPKTDSWKQRLQQAHDLGFNFLELSIDESDERLARLDWTKAQRAEVRDASWQTGVRLHTLMLSGHRRYPLGSADPAIREKSLEMLYKAIDLAGDLGIRNIQLAGYDVYYEPKTVTSREYFIENLKRGVAYAAAKEVMLDIETMDDPFLNALTKIKDIKTQIRSPWLQAYPDVGNLTAWPENNVGQELERGIDNIVSVHLKDTLPVTAESKGQFRDVPFGDGTVDFEGCLRTLKRLNYGGAFTIEMWTEKADDPLAEVKKAKQFFDDLFERVGLEQEPVV, from the coding sequence TTGAATTCACTAGGAATCTACGAAAAGGCACTCCCAAAAACTGATTCATGGAAGCAGAGGTTGCAACAGGCTCACGATTTAGGATTCAACTTTTTGGAATTGTCGATTGATGAAAGCGATGAACGCTTAGCCCGACTTGATTGGACGAAAGCACAGCGAGCAGAAGTACGGGATGCAAGTTGGCAAACCGGTGTGAGACTGCACACCTTAATGCTCAGTGGCCATCGTCGCTACCCACTTGGCTCGGCTGATCCGGCAATTCGAGAAAAAAGCCTTGAAATGCTTTATAAGGCAATCGATTTAGCCGGTGATCTCGGCATTCGTAACATTCAGCTTGCTGGCTATGATGTTTATTACGAACCAAAGACGGTGACCTCGCGAGAATACTTCATTGAGAACTTAAAACGCGGCGTCGCTTATGCTGCAGCTAAAGAAGTCATGCTTGATATTGAAACAATGGATGATCCTTTCCTAAACGCCTTGACCAAAATTAAGGACATCAAAACGCAAATTCGCAGTCCGTGGTTGCAGGCATACCCAGACGTCGGCAATCTGACTGCTTGGCCGGAAAACAATGTCGGTCAAGAGTTAGAACGAGGCATTGATAATATTGTTTCGGTTCATTTAAAAGATACCTTGCCAGTCACCGCCGAAAGTAAAGGTCAGTTCCGAGATGTACCGTTTGGCGATGGCACCGTTGATTTCGAAGGCTGCCTGCGTACTTTAAAGCGCCTTAATTATGGCGGGGCCTTCACTATTGAGATGTGGACGGAAAAGGCCGATGATCCGCTGGCAGAAGTGAAAAAGGCGAAACAGTTTTTTGATGATCTTTTTGAACGGGTTGGATTGGAGCAGGAACCGGTAGTTTAG